One window of Chloroflexus aggregans DSM 9485 genomic DNA carries:
- a CDS encoding glycosyltransferase family 39 protein — protein sequence MRIFHDNRYTQHWPLLVAILIGVILRVALWGNLPRLGLISDEAEYLAAADWLAHGRGFAWHTGYLWTRAPLYPLFLAAHIALFGRDLAVIFVSQTVLSLLNVGLVYALARRLGATPLVAGGAAFLSAIALPLAMYPQFLLSETLFISLLLIAFSFLADPQRRQHVFIGGLFLGLATLTRGLLLGFLPLAALWIGWRAGGNRRERFIVALLPLLAAGILIGPWALYASRTYGGLIVIDTTGAYNLALGGRTAYDGGRSDAPTRNFTLALLDPSLDDATRATLIAGSCLAQTGDPRLSTALAKPITAITQAERQQLLSAEGWCLIRAKPAAFVVKTLIELVDLFQINFSGDERLAEGFALGRLPRWYTLAMLLLDDTLYIITLPLAVLGWAVVRRTNTGGQLLDLIGLWLLYNLAAAPLLFAINRFRTPLLPFLCILAAFAWAALPQWRQWFISRHAQLYAVLAIVLWLVAATPYAYLEPRLPDAPSRWASYFGPYPSAIVAAQIAWQRRPQYEAVTRLEAAVAHDDLAAWTQALTDPMVPTYARAVAEPLLAARLGQPERGLELLDRRQPLYPWQAAVIRGELLRQMGDLAGARQWLGLTLVDDWNPTGWAWRWLHPPRLPGDRIDLADDNDLGYIDGFYLGEYDPVLGATVRWASETSRLRFPAAATGQSRQLCLRAAANWPLDLPLPTVQVMMGETQVGVFTPDRSLQEYCLPLPALPPGDEYVITLLSPGFVPDALDLVRRQGPQVGQVRILAFQLDWAEVR from the coding sequence GTGCGTATCTTTCACGATAATCGCTATACCCAACACTGGCCGTTGCTGGTAGCCATACTCATCGGCGTCATCCTTCGGGTAGCGCTGTGGGGTAATCTGCCGCGGCTCGGTTTGATCTCCGACGAAGCTGAGTATCTGGCCGCTGCCGATTGGCTGGCCCACGGACGTGGTTTTGCGTGGCATACCGGCTATCTCTGGACGCGGGCGCCTCTCTATCCACTCTTTTTAGCAGCCCATATCGCACTGTTTGGACGTGACCTTGCGGTGATCTTCGTCAGCCAAACCGTGCTAAGCCTCCTGAACGTGGGGTTGGTCTATGCCCTCGCCCGGCGGCTCGGCGCTACACCGCTCGTGGCCGGTGGCGCCGCATTCCTCAGCGCGATCGCGTTACCGTTGGCGATGTACCCGCAGTTTTTGTTAAGTGAGACGCTGTTTATCAGTTTGTTGCTGATAGCGTTCTCCTTCTTAGCCGATCCACAGCGTCGGCAGCATGTGTTCATTGGTGGACTGTTTCTAGGCTTGGCGACCCTAACGCGCGGCCTCCTACTCGGCTTTTTGCCACTGGCTGCGCTCTGGATCGGTTGGCGTGCCGGCGGCAACCGGCGTGAACGATTCATAGTAGCACTATTGCCGTTGCTGGCAGCAGGTATCCTTATCGGGCCGTGGGCACTCTACGCCTCGCGCACGTATGGCGGCTTGATCGTGATCGATACTACCGGTGCGTACAATCTGGCACTGGGTGGACGTACCGCTTACGACGGAGGTCGGAGCGATGCGCCCACGCGCAACTTTACCTTGGCCCTGCTCGATCCGTCACTCGATGACGCAACGCGCGCCACACTGATCGCCGGTTCGTGCCTCGCCCAAACCGGCGATCCACGTCTCAGCACCGCATTGGCGAAACCGATCACTGCGATCACGCAAGCCGAACGGCAACAACTTCTCAGTGCCGAAGGGTGGTGTCTGATCCGGGCAAAGCCGGCAGCATTCGTTGTAAAGACGCTGATCGAATTGGTTGATCTGTTTCAAATCAACTTTAGTGGCGATGAGCGCCTGGCCGAAGGCTTTGCGTTAGGGCGGTTGCCACGCTGGTATACGCTAGCGATGCTGTTGCTCGATGACACGCTCTACATCATCACCCTGCCGCTAGCGGTGTTGGGATGGGCGGTGGTACGGCGGACCAATACCGGCGGGCAATTACTGGACTTAATCGGACTGTGGCTACTCTATAATCTGGCTGCTGCCCCGCTGTTATTTGCGATCAACCGCTTTCGCACCCCCTTGCTCCCATTCCTCTGTATCTTGGCCGCATTCGCGTGGGCAGCGCTACCACAGTGGCGACAATGGTTCATCAGCCGACACGCGCAACTGTACGCAGTGTTGGCCATTGTCTTGTGGTTGGTCGCCGCTACGCCGTATGCCTACCTTGAACCTCGGTTACCGGACGCCCCCTCACGCTGGGCGTCGTATTTTGGCCCGTACCCATCGGCGATAGTAGCGGCGCAGATCGCGTGGCAACGCCGTCCACAGTATGAAGCAGTAACCCGCTTGGAGGCAGCGGTTGCTCACGATGACCTGGCGGCGTGGACGCAAGCGCTGACCGATCCGATGGTGCCGACATATGCACGGGCCGTAGCCGAGCCGTTGTTGGCGGCTCGCCTTGGGCAGCCTGAGCGGGGATTGGAACTCTTAGATCGGCGTCAGCCACTCTATCCATGGCAAGCTGCGGTTATCCGCGGCGAGTTATTGCGCCAGATGGGTGACTTGGCCGGCGCACGGCAGTGGCTCGGCCTGACTTTGGTCGATGACTGGAACCCGACGGGGTGGGCGTGGCGCTGGTTGCATCCACCCCGCTTGCCCGGCGACCGGATCGATCTGGCCGATGATAACGATCTGGGCTATATCGATGGTTTCTATCTTGGTGAATACGACCCGGTGCTCGGTGCGACGGTGCGGTGGGCGAGCGAGACGAGCCGATTACGCTTTCCGGCAGCGGCTACCGGTCAGTCACGCCAACTTTGCTTACGCGCAGCGGCGAACTGGCCACTCGATCTGCCGTTACCAACTGTGCAGGTGATGATGGGTGAGACGCAGGTGGGTGTGTTCACCCCCGACCGTTCATTACAAGAGTATTGTCTGC